The Methylobacterium currus genome contains a region encoding:
- a CDS encoding extracellular solute-binding protein → MTDLTRRSLLRTSAAAGTAALAGFPALAQSREITVTALGGVWEEAVRKSFVAPFEQKTGAKANVLLGSPPQWLSQVEANPQNPPIDVIIATPDLAISAAKTDLLDTFTTERLPNLADIPEEFTKALSGKGTVFDYGVAGITYNKKTVKNPPKSFREFVDRTAAGEWTASLPGLTYAVTPIMLIWTLAKALGGGVENVDPFFQAMARMRKNVVFWGGPNDFFNHLSSGEADLGIYFDGRTWAHVDAGADWMDFVNPSEGGSINALAVIKPKNAKPLAWDYVDVMLSPEAQLRFATMLNYPVTNRKVVYPDALKRRFTPWQQAHFPPYEEIAKVRSAWVDRWNREIRG, encoded by the coding sequence ATGACCGACTTGACCCGACGCAGCCTCCTGCGGACGAGCGCCGCCGCCGGCACCGCCGCCCTCGCGGGCTTTCCCGCCCTGGCACAGAGCCGCGAGATCACCGTGACGGCCCTCGGCGGCGTCTGGGAGGAGGCCGTGCGCAAGAGCTTCGTGGCGCCCTTCGAGCAGAAGACCGGCGCCAAGGCCAACGTGCTCCTCGGCTCGCCGCCGCAATGGCTGTCGCAGGTCGAGGCGAACCCGCAGAACCCACCGATCGACGTCATCATCGCGACGCCCGATCTCGCCATCAGCGCCGCGAAGACCGACCTCCTCGACACTTTCACGACCGAGCGGCTGCCGAACCTCGCCGACATCCCGGAGGAGTTCACCAAGGCCCTGTCCGGCAAGGGCACGGTATTCGACTACGGCGTGGCCGGCATCACCTACAACAAGAAGACGGTGAAGAACCCGCCGAAATCCTTCCGCGAGTTCGTCGACCGCACCGCCGCCGGGGAGTGGACCGCCTCGCTGCCGGGCCTCACCTACGCGGTGACGCCGATCATGCTGATCTGGACGCTCGCCAAGGCCCTGGGCGGCGGCGTCGAGAACGTCGATCCGTTCTTCCAGGCGATGGCGCGGATGCGCAAGAACGTGGTGTTCTGGGGCGGGCCGAACGACTTCTTCAACCACCTGTCGAGCGGCGAGGCCGACCTCGGCATCTATTTTGACGGGCGGACCTGGGCCCATGTCGATGCCGGGGCGGACTGGATGGACTTCGTCAACCCGAGCGAGGGCGGCTCGATCAATGCGCTCGCGGTGATCAAGCCGAAGAACGCCAAGCCGCTCGCCTGGGACTATGTCGACGTGATGCTGAGCCCCGAGGCGCAGCTGCGCTTCGCCACGATGCTGAACTACCCCGTCACCAACCGCAAGGTGGTCTATCCGGACGCCCTCAAGCGCCGCTTCACGCCCTGGCAGCAGGCGCATTTCCCGCCCTACGAGGAGATCGCGAAGGTGCGCTCGGCCTGGGTGGACCGCTGGAACCGCGAGATCCGGGGGTGA
- a CDS encoding ABC transporter permease, with protein sequence MTTEATRGAARRPVLTGRPSIGRPFLALPAVLFLLAFFVLPLLDNGLRSVVPADGQGLTAARYIQVLTDPFYLDSILQTVLLSGGVTLICALIGYPVAYYLVRHAGRLSSLIIFLLIAPLLTSIIMRTYGWQVLFARRGLINTWLVQDLGLIERPLRVLDTPGLVVASLVHVLVPFMVLSIAAVLQGVDRRLEESAQLLGASPWRTFLSVTLPLSLDGIGTGAILVFMVANGSFVTLVLLGGGLKTLPLLIYQQFNTTRDFGLASVMSTVLLAVALACLVLQLRLVRRSGA encoded by the coding sequence ATGACGACAGAGGCAACACGAGGGGCGGCACGACGGCCGGTCCTGACCGGGCGCCCCTCCATCGGTCGGCCTTTCCTGGCCCTGCCGGCGGTGCTGTTCCTGCTCGCCTTCTTCGTGCTGCCGCTCCTCGACAACGGCCTGCGCAGCGTCGTGCCGGCGGATGGACAGGGCCTGACGGCGGCGCGCTACATCCAGGTCCTGACCGACCCGTTCTACCTCGACAGCATCCTCCAGACCGTCCTGCTCTCCGGCGGCGTGACGCTGATCTGCGCGCTCATCGGCTACCCAGTGGCTTACTACCTCGTGCGGCATGCCGGCCGCCTGAGCAGCCTGATCATCTTCCTGCTGATCGCGCCGCTCCTGACCTCGATCATCATGCGCACCTACGGGTGGCAGGTGCTGTTCGCTCGCCGCGGCCTGATCAACACCTGGCTGGTGCAGGATCTCGGGCTGATCGAGCGGCCGTTGCGGGTCCTCGACACGCCGGGGCTCGTCGTGGCGAGCCTCGTCCACGTGCTGGTGCCGTTCATGGTCCTGTCGATCGCCGCGGTGCTGCAAGGCGTCGACCGGCGCCTGGAAGAGAGCGCGCAGCTCCTCGGGGCGAGCCCCTGGCGCACCTTCCTGTCGGTGACGCTGCCGCTCTCCCTCGACGGGATCGGCACGGGAGCGATCCTCGTCTTCATGGTCGCCAACGGCAGCTTCGTCACCCTGGTGCTGCTCGGCGGCGGGCTGAAGACCCTGCCGCTCCTCATCTACCAGCAGTTCAACACCACCCGGGATTTCGGCCTGGCGAGCGTGATGAGCACCGTGCTGCTCGCGGTCGCCCTCGCCTGCCTGGTCCTGCAACTGCGCCTCGTGCGCCGGAGCGGCGCGTGA
- a CDS encoding ABC transporter permease: MQARFGRFLLGGFVVLFFAFLILPIAIVVVGSFTQASFITFPIPGWSLRWFQRILDYPPYLASIRVSLAVAVGATILSCLIGVPAALALARSSSALAGATMVYLLSPLSMPMIVIGFSALFFLSRIGVGVSFTALLIAHTVVCLPYVLRTVAATYRGTGRSLEEAAALLGANPLQVFWHVVLPLIRPGIAAGSLFSFLVSFDNLPISYFFGSPETLTLPVVMLSYMEHQFDPSIAALSTLQLALAVIGLVVVDRLYGIERMTVAA, translated from the coding sequence ATGCAGGCCCGGTTCGGACGTTTCCTGCTCGGCGGCTTCGTCGTCCTGTTCTTCGCCTTCCTGATCCTGCCGATTGCGATCGTGGTCGTCGGCTCGTTCACGCAGGCGAGCTTCATCACCTTCCCGATCCCGGGCTGGTCGCTGCGCTGGTTCCAGCGCATCCTCGACTATCCGCCCTACCTCGCCTCGATCCGGGTGAGCCTCGCGGTCGCGGTGGGCGCGACGATCCTGTCGTGCCTCATCGGCGTCCCGGCGGCGCTCGCGCTCGCCCGCTCCTCCTCGGCGCTCGCGGGCGCCACGATGGTCTATTTGCTCTCGCCTCTCTCGATGCCGATGATCGTGATCGGCTTCTCCGCCCTGTTCTTCCTGTCGCGGATCGGGGTCGGGGTCTCGTTCACCGCCCTGCTCATCGCCCACACGGTGGTCTGCCTGCCTTACGTCCTGCGCACGGTGGCGGCGACCTATCGCGGCACCGGACGCAGCCTGGAGGAGGCGGCGGCCCTCCTCGGCGCCAACCCGCTCCAGGTCTTCTGGCACGTCGTCCTGCCGCTGATCCGGCCGGGCATCGCGGCGGGCTCGCTGTTCTCGTTCCTGGTGTCCTTCGACAACCTGCCGATCTCCTACTTCTTCGGCAGCCCGGAGACGCTCACCCTGCCGGTGGTGATGCTGAGCTACATGGAGCACCAGTTCGACCCCTCGATCGCGGCGTTGAGCACGCTCCAGCTCGCCCTCGCGGTAATCGGTCTCGTCGTCGTCGACCGGCTTTATGGGATCGAGCGGATGACGGTCGCGGCGTGA
- a CDS encoding ABC transporter ATP-binding protein, giving the protein MTPRPGLVAPEASTEAADLRLEGLEKRYGTAQAVAHLELAVEAGSLVALLGPSGCGKTTTLRMIAGFERPDRGRITVAGRDITGLPPHRRGLGMVFQNYSLFPHKTVAENVAFGLRMAGLGRASRDEAVARMLDLVQLGAHADKHPSQLSGGQQQRVALARSLAPNPRVLLLDEPLGALDKNLRESMQFELRRLQRRFAITTVLVTHDQEEALSMSDRVAVMNRGRVLQVGRAAEIYDRPATRFVAEFLGTANILAGTVAEGRFRPAGVASTGKAPALLSVRPERVALGPEAEGLENRFEARVVSSAFRGVYAAYQLDVPALGRELYAYRQAGGPLGQLAYGVGDVVQAGWGPEDGVIVEDDS; this is encoded by the coding sequence ATGACGCCGCGCCCCGGCCTTGTGGCGCCTGAGGCCTCGACGGAGGCGGCCGATCTCCGGCTCGAGGGCCTGGAGAAGCGCTACGGTACGGCTCAGGCGGTCGCGCATCTCGAACTCGCGGTCGAGGCCGGCAGCCTGGTGGCGCTGCTCGGGCCATCGGGCTGCGGCAAGACCACGACGCTCCGGATGATCGCCGGTTTCGAGCGGCCGGACCGGGGCCGGATCACCGTGGCCGGCCGCGACATCACCGGGCTGCCGCCACACCGGCGCGGGCTCGGCATGGTGTTCCAGAATTATAGCCTCTTCCCGCACAAGACCGTCGCGGAGAACGTCGCCTTCGGCCTGCGCATGGCCGGCCTCGGTCGCGCCTCCCGGGACGAGGCGGTCGCGCGCATGCTCGACCTCGTGCAGCTCGGGGCCCATGCCGACAAGCACCCGTCGCAGCTCTCCGGCGGCCAGCAGCAGCGCGTGGCGCTCGCCCGCTCGCTCGCCCCGAACCCACGGGTGCTGCTCCTCGACGAACCCCTCGGCGCCCTCGACAAGAACCTGCGCGAGAGCATGCAGTTCGAGCTGCGTCGGCTGCAGCGGCGCTTCGCCATCACCACGGTGCTGGTGACCCACGACCAGGAGGAAGCGCTCTCGATGAGCGACCGCGTCGCGGTGATGAATCGCGGCCGCGTGCTCCAGGTCGGGCGTGCCGCCGAGATCTACGACCGGCCGGCGACGCGCTTCGTCGCCGAGTTCCTGGGCACCGCCAACATCCTGGCGGGCACGGTGGCGGAGGGCCGGTTCCGGCCGGCGGGCGTCGCGTCGACCGGGAAGGCGCCCGCGCTCCTCTCCGTCCGGCCCGAGCGCGTCGCCCTCGGGCCCGAGGCCGAAGGGCTGGAGAACCGCTTCGAGGCGCGGGTGGTCTCGTCGGCGTTCCGGGGCGTCTACGCCGCCTACCAGCTCGACGTGCCGGCACTGGGCCGCGAGCTCTACGCCTACCGCCAGGCTGGCGGTCCGCTCGGGCAGCTCGCCTATGGGGTCGGGGACGTGGTGCAGGCCGGCTGGGGACCTGAGGACGGGGTGATCGTGGAGGACGATTCGTGA
- a CDS encoding phasin family protein: MAAHPNATTNKQPEQAEKFADSVKASINETSEQGTQFADVARSGMSQMADLNEKAAENAKHIMQKNVDTASQQAREAADRFTRSLGFTGKDSERLARQSKQNIEAITRCGTVLTQAYQDASRNWFDLGQKQWQRNLNGLNKLMRATSVQEFTAIQSELIREGLQHMVQDSKVIAEGSVRAVEEASKAFSNTTQSPTLVR, translated from the coding sequence ATGGCTGCCCATCCCAATGCCACGACCAACAAGCAGCCCGAGCAGGCTGAGAAGTTCGCCGACTCTGTCAAGGCAAGCATCAACGAGACCAGCGAGCAGGGCACTCAGTTCGCCGATGTCGCTCGCAGCGGCATGAGCCAGATGGCCGATCTCAATGAGAAGGCTGCCGAGAACGCCAAGCACATCATGCAGAAAAACGTCGACACCGCCTCTCAGCAGGCTCGCGAAGCGGCTGATCGGTTCACGCGTTCACTCGGGTTCACCGGGAAGGACAGCGAGCGCCTTGCTCGCCAGTCGAAGCAGAACATCGAAGCCATCACGCGCTGCGGTACGGTTCTGACCCAGGCCTACCAGGATGCTTCCCGCAACTGGTTCGATCTCGGTCAGAAGCAGTGGCAGCGCAACCTCAACGGCCTCAACAAGCTGATGCGCGCGACCTCGGTGCAGGAGTTCACCGCGATCCAGAGCGAACTGATCCGCGAAGGATTGCAGCACATGGTGCAGGACAGCAAGGTCATCGCCGAGGGCTCGGTCCGCGCGGTCGAGGAGGCCAGCAAGGCGTTCTCGAATACCACTCAGAGTCCCACACTCGTCCGCTGA
- a CDS encoding LacI family DNA-binding transcriptional regulator, which translates to MPERDGSSVRMEDIARAAGVSLMTVSNAFQQPAKVRAETRERIYAAADALGYVPNRVAGNLASGRSRFVGAIVPSLRNSNFAGMVQGLQERLEVLGHELLLANADTAERQVGAGRIFLGRRVGGLVLTGTEHPPGLRTMLRAARLPVVETFSVDGPFIDMAVGFSNYAASRALMALVIEQGYQHVGFAGYAPRDMRFRERQRGFQDALAEAGLRNDLLFFGPETLGFSGGRHALDHLLGIEPRLQALVCVTDIFAVGALFECQRKGWPVPGRFAVVGYGDYEIAAEVPPGLTTVQTRARIIGATAADLLVARGEQRAVPDPIRDIGYQLVRRGSL; encoded by the coding sequence ATGCCTGAGCGGGACGGTTCGTCGGTCCGGATGGAGGACATCGCGCGCGCGGCCGGCGTCTCGCTGATGACGGTGTCGAACGCCTTCCAGCAGCCGGCCAAGGTGCGGGCCGAGACGCGCGAGCGGATCTACGCGGCGGCGGACGCCCTCGGCTACGTGCCCAACCGCGTCGCCGGCAACCTCGCCTCCGGCCGCAGCCGCTTCGTCGGCGCCATCGTCCCTTCCTTACGCAACTCGAACTTCGCCGGCATGGTGCAGGGCCTGCAAGAGCGGCTGGAGGTTCTCGGCCACGAGCTGCTGCTCGCCAACGCCGACACCGCCGAGCGGCAGGTCGGCGCGGGCCGCATCTTCCTCGGCCGGCGCGTCGGCGGCCTCGTCCTCACCGGAACCGAGCATCCGCCGGGCTTGCGCACCATGCTGCGGGCGGCCCGGCTGCCGGTGGTCGAGACGTTCAGCGTCGACGGCCCGTTCATCGACATGGCAGTGGGCTTCTCGAACTACGCGGCGTCGCGTGCGCTGATGGCGCTGGTGATCGAGCAGGGCTACCAGCATGTCGGCTTCGCCGGCTACGCGCCGCGCGACATGCGCTTCCGCGAGCGGCAGCGCGGGTTCCAGGACGCCCTCGCCGAGGCGGGGTTGCGCAACGACCTCCTGTTCTTCGGCCCCGAGACGCTCGGCTTCTCGGGCGGGCGTCACGCCCTCGACCATCTCCTCGGGATCGAGCCGCGGCTGCAGGCCCTCGTCTGCGTCACCGACATCTTCGCGGTCGGCGCCCTGTTCGAGTGCCAGCGCAAGGGATGGCCGGTGCCGGGCCGCTTCGCCGTGGTCGGCTACGGCGACTACGAGATCGCCGCCGAGGTGCCGCCGGGCCTGACGACCGTGCAGACCCGCGCGCGCATCATCGGCGCCACCGCCGCCGACCTGCTGGTCGCCCGCGGGGAGCAGCGGGCGGTGCCCGATCCGATCAGGGACATCGGCTACCAGCTGGTCCGCCGCGGCAGCCTCTGA
- a CDS encoding DUF5131 family protein, with the protein MLVAIASGLGRGQQRGGARVTEECRQCLAHHGEWARSLRDQCAAAGVPFLFKQQGAWMHSPGLAGAMASNGLVLWPNGDVGAGDESRCGGRGAVMLRVGKKRAGRLLDGVTHDGFPTL; encoded by the coding sequence ATGTTGGTCGCCATTGCCTCAGGCCTGGGACGGGGCCAGCAGCGTGGTGGCGCGCGCGTCACCGAAGAGTGCCGTCAATGCCTCGCGCATCATGGCGAATGGGCCCGCTCCCTGCGCGACCAGTGCGCGGCCGCGGGGGTGCCGTTCCTGTTCAAGCAACAAGGGGCCTGGATGCATTCGCCCGGCCTGGCCGGCGCCATGGCCTCTAACGGTCTGGTGCTTTGGCCCAACGGCGACGTAGGCGCTGGCGATGAGAGCCGCTGCGGCGGTCGCGGCGCCGTGATGCTGCGCGTCGGCAAGAAGAGGGCCGGCCGCCTCCTCGACGGCGTCACCCACGACGGCTTTCCCACCCTTTGA
- a CDS encoding hydantoinase/oxoprolinase family protein, protein MSGTTARHGAGAGARVGIDVGGTFTDFVLSHPADGRLVHYKEPSTPDDPARAVVRGLVTCAAKAGLAPGDVSLLLHGTTIGLNAIIQRAGARIGLVVTTGFRDILEIARSRMPSSFDFHARKEEPLVPRDRVFEIEARFDPKGQATRTPDADALDALAGAIRAARLDAVALVTMNGYAAPEAEGAIADALQARCPGVAVTSAARIWPEIREYERTLVACLNAYIQPLMQGYFARLASGLAEIGTGAQVFVTASNGGSMSLDSAVARPVETILSGPASGVMAAARLAGAAMTGTEVPAIITFDMGGTSSDIAVALDGEPEFATRTEVGGLPLVLPVVAVSAIGAGGGSIVWIDDHGVLKVGPRSAGAAPGPVAYGRGGREPAVTDAYLATGLIDPSRFLGGRMTLDRGAAEAALAGIAARIGLDGAAPAAAGALAVATAGMATELFKTLAQRGLDPADFTLVPFGGAGPTHANLLAQEAGIARVVVPPAAGTFCALGAVSADLRRDFVRSLRTPLEAGSARRLAATFAALAGEGRAWLAEEGRFAGDVRLQRAADMRYAGQAYELRVGLDHLPDDAPETAFAEAFHLEHERVYGFRDASAPIQVTTLRLAVIGRTPALPLPHLPEAQGDPVPRGTRPVYLAGRWREAAVFDRATLAAGHAFAGPAVVEQEDTTVIVLPGWGAHLDRAGNLHLTRSAQA, encoded by the coding sequence GTGAGCGGCACGACGGCACGGCACGGAGCGGGCGCCGGGGCCCGGGTGGGCATCGATGTCGGGGGAACCTTCACCGACTTCGTGCTCTCGCATCCGGCGGACGGGCGCCTCGTCCACTACAAGGAGCCGAGCACGCCCGACGACCCGGCCCGGGCGGTGGTGCGGGGATTGGTGACCTGCGCCGCGAAGGCGGGGCTCGCGCCGGGCGACGTGTCGCTCCTCCTCCACGGCACCACGATCGGCCTCAACGCGATCATCCAGCGCGCCGGGGCCCGCATCGGGCTCGTCGTCACGACCGGGTTCCGGGACATCCTGGAGATCGCCCGCAGCCGGATGCCGTCCTCGTTCGACTTCCATGCCCGCAAGGAGGAGCCGCTGGTCCCGCGCGACCGGGTGTTCGAGATCGAGGCCCGGTTCGACCCAAAGGGCCAGGCGACCCGCACCCCCGACGCGGATGCGCTCGATGCGCTGGCGGGGGCGATACGGGCCGCCCGGCTCGACGCCGTCGCCCTGGTGACGATGAACGGCTACGCTGCCCCCGAGGCGGAGGGCGCCATCGCCGACGCGCTCCAGGCGCGCTGCCCGGGCGTCGCCGTGACCTCCGCGGCGCGGATCTGGCCGGAGATCCGGGAATACGAGCGCACCCTCGTCGCCTGCCTCAACGCCTACATCCAGCCGCTGATGCAGGGCTACTTCGCCCGCCTGGCGAGCGGTCTCGCCGAGATCGGCACGGGCGCGCAGGTCTTCGTCACCGCCTCGAACGGCGGCTCGATGAGCCTCGACTCGGCGGTCGCCCGCCCGGTCGAGACGATCCTGTCGGGCCCGGCTTCCGGCGTGATGGCGGCGGCGCGCCTCGCCGGTGCGGCGATGACGGGGACAGAAGTGCCCGCAATCATCACCTTCGACATGGGCGGGACCAGCAGCGACATCGCGGTCGCGCTGGACGGCGAGCCGGAATTCGCGACCCGCACCGAGGTCGGCGGCCTGCCGCTGGTCCTGCCGGTGGTGGCGGTGAGCGCCATCGGGGCGGGCGGCGGCTCGATCGTCTGGATCGACGACCACGGCGTCCTGAAGGTCGGGCCGCGCAGCGCCGGCGCCGCTCCGGGTCCCGTCGCCTATGGCCGCGGCGGCCGGGAGCCGGCCGTCACCGATGCCTATCTCGCCACCGGGCTCATCGATCCCTCTCGTTTCCTCGGCGGCCGCATGACCCTCGACCGGGGAGCGGCCGAAGCGGCCCTCGCCGGCATCGCGGCGCGGATCGGGCTTGATGGAGCAGCCCCGGCCGCCGCCGGGGCGCTCGCGGTCGCGACCGCCGGGATGGCGACGGAGCTGTTCAAGACCCTCGCCCAGCGCGGTCTCGACCCGGCCGACTTCACCCTGGTGCCGTTCGGCGGCGCCGGCCCGACTCATGCCAACCTCCTGGCGCAGGAGGCCGGTATCGCCCGCGTGGTGGTGCCGCCCGCGGCCGGGACGTTCTGCGCGCTCGGCGCGGTGAGCGCCGACCTGCGTCGCGACTTCGTGCGCAGCCTGCGCACGCCCCTCGAGGCCGGCAGCGCGCGCCGCCTCGCCGCGACCTTCGCGGCCCTCGCCGGCGAGGGTCGGGCCTGGCTCGCGGAAGAAGGGCGGTTCGCCGGCGACGTGAGGCTGCAGCGGGCGGCGGACATGCGCTATGCCGGCCAGGCCTACGAGCTGCGCGTCGGCCTCGACCACCTTCCCGACGATGCGCCAGAGACGGCCTTCGCCGAGGCTTTCCACCTTGAGCACGAGCGGGTCTACGGGTTTCGCGACGCCTCGGCCCCGATCCAGGTGACGACCTTGCGCCTCGCCGTGATCGGCCGCACGCCGGCCTTGCCGCTCCCGCACCTGCCCGAGGCCCAGGGCGACCCGGTCCCGCGGGGAACCAGGCCGGTCTACCTCGCCGGACGCTGGCGGGAGGCGGCCGTGTTCGACCGTGCGACGCTGGCAGCCGGGCACGCCTTCGCGGGGCCGGCAGTCGTCGAGCAGGAGGACACCACCGTGATCGTGCTTCCCGGCTGGGGCGCCCACCTCGACCGGGCCGGCAACCTGCACCTGACGCGGAGCGCGCAGGCATGA
- a CDS encoding hydantoinase B/oxoprolinase family protein, protein MRLDPVTLEILGNKVAAAAEEMCFTLQRTGRTLYVKETADFACALAGLDGTFFAYPRSIGVSGFVALDCRAAIAAAGELEPGDVILTNDPYRSVGLATHLPDLHLIEPYFHDGRVVAYGWAFVHCSDVGGRVPSSISPVNHEIFQEGLQIPPVKLVRAGRMNADVELLFRANSRTPDANMGDIRAMLAALATGRRRVEGLIAQHGVEAFLAGQEDLLDYAAGKARRVLRRVPDGVYRFSDFLDDDAVSSLPVRLALALTVRDGTVTLDFTGTDPQVAAAMNVPSHGQPHAWLTLRVLALVNTLDPTAPLNRGLLRHVAIVAPKGSLVNPEHPAAVGVRHAAAIRVNDLLNGALGLALPEAMPAASSGLVVPLVVAEATEDGAPNVQVVEPMIGGTGARYGADGVDGRDSGISNLANNPVETVEAEVGIEVLRYALRPDSGGAGRWRGGCGLDLTFRVLGEGSQVLARGLERLRFRPWGMRGGHPGAPTEFVLNPGTPGERRFGKIDLLPVARGDVVSLRTAGAGGYGDPAERDPGLVLADVRRGLVSAEAARAVYGVVLADGAVNAAETARLRADQPPRGPAHDHGRERAVYEQVFTADLLDRLNAALFRLPAARRTATRRAIHARVLADLPGAFPGHEDVPTRIHRARLVAEIEALEGRVHP, encoded by the coding sequence ATGAGACTCGATCCCGTCACCCTCGAGATCCTCGGAAACAAGGTCGCGGCGGCCGCCGAGGAGATGTGCTTCACGCTCCAGCGCACCGGCCGCACGCTCTACGTCAAGGAGACCGCCGACTTCGCCTGCGCGCTCGCGGGCCTGGACGGCACCTTCTTCGCCTATCCGCGCTCGATCGGCGTCTCGGGCTTCGTCGCCCTCGACTGCAGGGCCGCCATCGCGGCAGCCGGCGAGCTGGAGCCCGGCGACGTCATCCTGACCAACGACCCCTACCGCTCGGTCGGCCTGGCGACGCACCTGCCCGACCTGCACCTGATCGAGCCCTACTTCCACGATGGCCGGGTCGTCGCCTACGGCTGGGCCTTCGTGCACTGCTCCGACGTCGGCGGCCGGGTGCCGAGCAGCATCTCGCCGGTCAACCATGAGATCTTCCAGGAGGGGCTCCAGATCCCGCCGGTGAAGCTGGTGCGGGCAGGCCGGATGAACGCCGACGTCGAGCTGCTGTTTCGTGCCAATTCCCGCACGCCGGACGCCAACATGGGCGACATCCGCGCCATGCTGGCGGCGCTCGCCACCGGGCGGCGCCGGGTCGAGGGCCTGATCGCCCAGCACGGCGTCGAGGCCTTCCTGGCGGGCCAGGAGGACCTCCTCGACTACGCGGCCGGGAAAGCCCGGCGGGTGCTGCGGCGGGTCCCGGACGGCGTCTATCGCTTCAGCGACTTCCTCGACGACGATGCGGTCTCCTCCCTGCCCGTGCGCCTCGCCCTGGCGCTCACGGTGCGCGACGGCACCGTGACCCTGGACTTCACCGGGACCGACCCGCAGGTCGCGGCGGCGATGAACGTGCCGAGCCACGGCCAGCCGCATGCCTGGCTGACCCTGCGGGTTCTCGCTCTCGTCAACACCCTCGATCCCACGGCGCCCCTCAACCGAGGGCTCCTGCGCCATGTCGCGATCGTCGCGCCCAAGGGCTCGCTCGTGAACCCCGAGCACCCGGCGGCGGTGGGCGTGCGCCACGCGGCGGCGATCCGCGTCAACGACCTCCTCAACGGGGCGCTCGGCCTCGCCCTGCCGGAGGCGATGCCCGCGGCGAGCAGCGGCCTCGTCGTGCCCCTCGTCGTCGCCGAGGCGACGGAGGACGGCGCGCCGAACGTCCAGGTGGTCGAACCGATGATCGGCGGCACCGGCGCCCGCTACGGGGCGGACGGTGTCGACGGGCGCGACAGCGGCATCTCGAACCTCGCCAACAATCCGGTCGAGACCGTCGAGGCGGAGGTCGGCATCGAGGTCCTGCGCTACGCGCTTCGGCCGGATTCCGGCGGGGCCGGGCGCTGGCGCGGCGGATGCGGCCTCGACCTCACCTTCCGGGTCCTCGGCGAGGGCTCGCAGGTGCTGGCCCGCGGCCTGGAGCGCCTGCGCTTCCGGCCCTGGGGGATGCGCGGCGGCCATCCCGGTGCCCCGACGGAGTTCGTGCTCAACCCCGGCACGCCGGGGGAGCGGCGCTTCGGCAAGATCGACCTGCTTCCGGTGGCCCGCGGCGACGTCGTCTCGCTGCGCACCGCCGGGGCCGGCGGTTACGGCGATCCGGCCGAGCGCGACCCGGGCCTGGTGCTGGCCGACGTCCGGCGCGGCCTCGTCTCGGCCGAGGCCGCCCGGGCGGTCTACGGCGTGGTGCTGGCGGACGGGGCGGTGAACGCTGCCGAGACGGCGCGGCTGCGCGCCGACCAGCCGCCCCGCGGCCCGGCCCACGACCACGGGCGCGAGCGCGCGGTCTACGAGCAGGTCTTCACGGCGGACCTGCTCGACCGTCTGAACGCGGCCCTGTTCCGCCTCCCCGCCGCTCGCCGGACCGCGACGCGCCGCGCGATCCACGCCCGCGTCCTGGCCGACCTGCCGGGTGCCTTCCCGGGCCACGAGGACGTGCCGACCCGGATCCATCGCGCCCGGCTCGTCGCCGAGATCGAGGCGCTCGAAGGCCGCGTCCACCCCTGA